DNA from Rhodothermales bacterium:
ACCACCACCTCGGCGACGGCCGACAGCGGGATGGGGCGGTCGCTTTCCGGGTTGATGATCAGCTCGCGGATCCGGTCGATGTCCTGCCGATCCCGCTCCTGTACCCGTACGAGCACGTCGATCTTGCGGTCGCGCCACGAATACCGCGTCGCCACATCGCCCCGGACGCTGCTTACGACGCGGCGCGCCAATTCGTGCACAGGCAGGCCGAGCGCCGCGGCGCGGTCGCGGTCGAAGAAGATCTGGACCTCGGGGTTGCCGGTCTCCATGGTGGATTTGACGTCGGCGAACCGATCCGTGTCGGCCAGGCCGGCGGCGATAGCCTGGGAGACCTCCTTTAGCCGCGTCAGGTCGTAGCCCGAGACCTCGATTTCTATCGGGGTGTCGAACGTAAAGAGGGTTGGGTAGCTGAATTCGTACTGTACCCCGGGCTCGCCGCGCAGCGAAGTGCGGAGGGCGTCCATGGCCGTGGCTTCGCCGTCGGAGCCGGCGGCGGGGTCCAGGGCAATATGCACCTCGCCCCAGTTCTCTCCGCCCTGATCCGGGTTGGCGTCCATCCGGTTGCCCGTGCCGGCGACGGCGAAGGACGATTGGATGGCCGGCACGTCCAGCGCGGCTCGTTGCATCCGGGTCAGGACCTGATCAGTCTGCTCCAGCGGCGTTCCGGGCGCGAGGCGGAAGGACACGTTGAATTCTCCCTGGGTGAGCTGCGGGATCAGTTCGATCCCCAGCCGGGGCACCAGGGCCAACGATCCCCCGAATGCCAGAAGCGCGAGACCCAGCACGACGGCGCGGTGACCGAGCGACCACCGGAGCAGGGGGAGGTACCGCGCGGCGAGGAAACCGTACCCCGCGTTGAAGCCGGCCACGAGCGGAGAAAAGGCGATTCGCGCGCCCCGCGAGACCAGTCTGAAGAAGCCGTACACATAGCGAGCGACGGCGTCTGGAAACCGCTGGAACACCGCCAGCCGCGCCGTCCGCATCGCCCGGCCGAAACGCGTCTTCGGCTCTTTAAGGACAGGTACCGGCGGCGGCTCCGCTACGCCCGTTTTTCGGAGCGACGCCATCATTGGAATCAGGGTAATCGCCACGAGCAACGACGCCAGCAGCGAAAACGTTACCGTAAGCGCCTGGTCGCGGAAGAGCTGGCCGGCGATGCCCTGCACAAAAACGAGCGGGAAAAAGACGGCGATGGTCGTCAACGTCGAGGCGACTACGGCCTGCGTCACCTCCGTTGCCCCGGTTCGCGCGGCCTCAACGGGGGAAGCGCCGAGTTCGCGATGGCGCGCGATGTTTTCGAGCACGACGATCGAGTTGTCCACCAGCATGCCGATACCCAGCGCGAGGCCGCCGAGGGACATGATATTCAGCGACAGATCGAAGCCGTACATCATGTTGAAGGTGGCGATGATTGACACCGGGATCGAGACAGAGATGATGACCGTCGTCCGGAAATCCCGCAGAAACAGATACAGGATGAAGATGGCCAGCAGGCCCCCGAAGAGGCCGGCGTTCACCACCTCGTTGACGGCGCTTTCGATGAAGGTCGATTGATCGTATACCTTCTCGACCGCCATGCTCGACGGCAGACTGCTCTGGATCGCCTCCAGCCGGCGTTCGATGTTGCGGGCGACGTCCACCGTGTTGGCGTCGCCTTCTTTGTAGATGGCGACTTCGACGGCCTCCCGACCGTTGATCCGGGTGATGGCCTCGCGCTCTTTATAGCCGAGGTTCACCGT
Protein-coding regions in this window:
- a CDS encoding efflux RND transporter permease subunit — its product is MSLIDLSIRRRVTIAMFTLAVLLFGGVSLSRLSLNLLPDLTFPTLTVRTAYDGAAPAEVENLISKPVEEALGVVKNLVKIESISRTGQSDVVLEFAWGADIDVARMEVREKLDALQLPLEAERPVLLRFDPSLDPIMRFGLFRKPDAPLMADAGATPVALAGDDRATEEPTFNDSELKQLRRFADEQLKKDLESTAGVAAVKISGGLEDEVQVLLDQKKLSQLNLTTGQVVQVLSAENVNLSGGRLEEGVQEYLVRTVNEFGTVEEIGDVIIVPDGNAPVYLHDIATVNLGYKEREAITRINGREAVEVAIYKEGDANTVDVARNIERRLEAIQSSLPSSMAVEKVYDQSTFIESAVNEVVNAGLFGGLLAIFILYLFLRDFRTTVIISVSIPVSIIATFNMMYGFDLSLNIMSLGGLALGIGMLVDNSIVVLENIARHRELGASPVEAARTGATEVTQAVVASTLTTIAVFFPLVFVQGIAGQLFRDQALTVTFSLLASLLVAITLIPMMASLRKTGVAEPPPVPVLKEPKTRFGRAMRTARLAVFQRFPDAVARYVYGFFRLVSRGARIAFSPLVAGFNAGYGFLAARYLPLLRWSLGHRAVVLGLALLAFGGSLALVPRLGIELIPQLTQGEFNVSFRLAPGTPLEQTDQVLTRMQRAALDVPAIQSSFAVAGTGNRMDANPDQGGENWGEVHIALDPAAGSDGEATAMDALRTSLRGEPGVQYEFSYPTLFTFDTPIEIEVSGYDLTRLKEVSQAIAAGLADTDRFADVKSTMETGNPEVQIFFDRDRAAALGLPVHELARRVVSSVRGDVATRYSWRDRKIDVLVRVQERDRQDIDRIRELIINPESDRPIPLSAVAEVVVNVGPGEIRRVGQERVAIVSANLAYGDLGAAAEEIDAVIGRVAMPAGLSVRLSGQSEEMTRSFRSLLFALVLAVFLVYLIMASQFESLLHPLIIFFSIPLALIGAVLALWVTGSTISVVVFIGMILLAGIVVNNAIILVDVINQLRQDGMPRAEAVLEAGRLRLRPILMTTLTTVLGLAPLALGIGDGAEIRAPMAITVIGGLSVSTLLTLVVIPVMYTLVDRKPDATPTTEPT